In Aquimarina sp. TRL1, a single window of DNA contains:
- a CDS encoding 7-carboxy-7-deazaguanine synthase QueE, giving the protein MQENVQKMLKEGSMLPLMEEFYTIQGEGFYKGTAAYFVRIGGCDVGCHWCDVKESWNADLHPPTRTDIIVDNALKYSDVIVVTGGEPLIWDLTLLTDGLRAKGAKTHIETSGAYPLSGDWDWICLSPKKVKLPKPEVYKKANELKCIVYNRSDFKFAEKQAAQVSDDCILYLQPEWSKREQMIPYIVDYVMDNPKWKVSLQTHKYLNIP; this is encoded by the coding sequence ATGCAAGAGAATGTACAAAAAATGTTAAAGGAAGGAAGTATGCTTCCTTTAATGGAGGAGTTTTATACAATTCAGGGGGAAGGGTTTTATAAAGGAACAGCAGCTTATTTTGTTAGAATTGGAGGATGTGACGTAGGTTGTCATTGGTGCGATGTTAAAGAAAGCTGGAATGCTGATTTGCACCCTCCAACCCGTACAGATATCATTGTAGACAATGCTCTTAAGTATAGTGATGTAATTGTGGTTACAGGAGGAGAGCCCTTGATTTGGGATTTAACATTGCTTACTGACGGATTGAGAGCTAAAGGTGCCAAAACACATATTGAAACCTCAGGTGCATATCCGCTGTCTGGAGATTGGGATTGGATATGTTTGTCTCCCAAAAAAGTAAAATTGCCAAAACCTGAAGTATACAAGAAAGCAAATGAACTAAAATGTATTGTATATAATAGAAGTGATTTTAAATTTGCGGAAAAGCAAGCAGCGCAAGTTTCAGATGACTGTATTTTATATTTGCAACCCGAATGGAGTAAAAGGGAGCAAATGATTCCGTACATAGTTGATTATGTTATGGATAATCCAAAATGGAAAGTGTCCTTACAAACTCATAAATATCTCAATATTCCTTAG
- a CDS encoding helicase HerA-like domain-containing protein, producing MSENQAFLDHITEGYTTKGDFIALGSAIHNNETITDAQVKIPLKTLNRHGLIAGATGTGKTKTLQVLAENLSEKGIPVLLMDIKGDLSGIAAASPGHPKIDERHQKIGIPFTPKSFPVEILSLSEQEGVRLRATVSEFGPVLLSRILDVTETQAGIIAIIFKYCDDNKLPLLDLKDLKKVLQYATREGKKELEKDYGRISTASTGSILRKIVELEQQGADIFFGERSFEVQDLCRVDDDGRGLINIIRLTDIQDRPKLFSTFMLSLLAEIYGTFPEQGDSGRPELVIFLDEAHLIFKQASNALMDQIENIVKLIRSKGIGLYFVTQNPTDVPDGVLGQLGLKVQHALRAFTAKDRKAIKLTAENYPISEYYDTKEVLTSLGIGEALVSALDEKGRPTPLAATMLRAPMSRMDILTDKELKNLIEKSSLTKKYNTEVDRESAYEILNKKIAQAEAEEAKEVAKKEREKLERSTSRSRSRRTSTTEKAIIKVLTSATFIRGALGVLNKLLK from the coding sequence ATGAGTGAAAATCAAGCTTTTCTGGACCACATTACTGAAGGGTATACGACCAAAGGAGATTTTATAGCATTAGGATCCGCTATTCACAATAACGAAACAATTACTGACGCTCAGGTAAAAATCCCTTTAAAAACCCTAAATCGTCATGGTCTTATTGCCGGGGCTACCGGAACAGGAAAGACGAAAACATTACAGGTGCTCGCAGAAAACTTAAGCGAAAAAGGAATTCCTGTATTGCTTATGGATATAAAAGGAGATCTCAGCGGTATTGCTGCTGCGAGTCCCGGACATCCTAAAATTGATGAACGACATCAAAAAATAGGAATTCCATTCACTCCCAAAAGTTTTCCGGTTGAAATTCTTTCCTTATCGGAGCAAGAAGGTGTTCGGTTACGTGCTACTGTAAGCGAATTCGGCCCTGTACTTTTATCCAGAATTCTTGATGTTACAGAAACACAAGCCGGTATAATTGCTATTATTTTCAAATATTGTGATGACAATAAACTTCCTCTACTAGATCTAAAAGACCTGAAAAAAGTATTGCAATATGCGACCAGAGAAGGAAAAAAAGAACTAGAAAAAGACTATGGTAGAATCTCTACAGCTTCTACAGGTTCTATACTTCGAAAAATAGTAGAACTCGAGCAACAAGGAGCTGATATCTTTTTCGGAGAACGTTCTTTTGAGGTACAGGATTTATGTAGAGTTGATGATGATGGCCGAGGACTCATTAATATAATTCGATTAACCGACATTCAGGATCGTCCAAAACTATTTTCTACTTTTATGCTTAGCTTATTAGCCGAGATATATGGAACATTTCCGGAACAGGGAGATAGCGGTCGACCAGAATTAGTCATCTTTCTGGATGAGGCACACCTTATATTCAAACAAGCTTCTAACGCCTTAATGGATCAGATAGAAAACATCGTTAAACTTATCCGTTCCAAAGGAATCGGATTGTATTTTGTAACTCAAAACCCAACCGATGTCCCTGATGGTGTCCTCGGGCAACTAGGATTAAAAGTACAGCATGCATTACGAGCATTTACTGCCAAAGATCGAAAAGCGATCAAATTAACTGCGGAGAACTACCCTATCTCTGAATACTACGACACCAAAGAAGTATTAACTTCTCTTGGAATCGGGGAAGCGCTTGTCTCTGCTCTTGATGAGAAAGGACGCCCCACTCCCCTGGCTGCTACCATGCTTAGAGCACCAATGAGTAGAATGGATATTCTTACAGATAAGGAATTAAAGAACCTGATCGAGAAATCAAGCCTCACTAAAAAATATAATACAGAAGTAGATCGGGAGAGTGCGTATGAAATACTTAATAAAAAAATAGCACAGGCAGAAGCTGAAGAGGCAAAAGAAGTTGCAAAAAAAGAAAGAGAAAAACTTGAAAGATCAACAAGTAGATCTCGATCCAGAAGAACCAGCACCACCGAAAAAGCCATTATCAAAGTACTAACAAGTGCCACATTTATCAGAGGTGCACTGGGAGTACTAAACAAACTATTAAAATAG
- a CDS encoding cupin domain-containing protein, translated as MSSSKKFLIQKSPFVVPTTDGKLIEEHFGNATDGNTEISIAHMIAPPHWEEPFQTPEFDEYTYIIKGKKQITIDNEKVVLAAGESIKILKGTRIQYANPFNEACEYIAICTPAFSLDTVHREDE; from the coding sequence ATGAGTTCTTCTAAAAAGTTTCTTATTCAAAAATCTCCTTTTGTCGTTCCCACTACAGATGGCAAATTGATCGAGGAGCATTTTGGCAACGCTACGGATGGTAATACAGAAATAAGCATTGCTCATATGATTGCACCTCCTCACTGGGAGGAGCCTTTTCAAACACCCGAATTTGACGAATACACCTATATCATCAAAGGAAAAAAACAAATTACCATTGATAACGAAAAAGTAGTATTAGCTGCTGGAGAATCTATAAAAATCCTAAAAGGTACCCGAATACAATACGCTAATCCATTTAATGAAGCCTGTGAGTACATTGCAATCTGTACTCCTGCTTTTTCTTTAGACACGGTACATCGAGAAGATGAATAA
- a CDS encoding RidA family protein has product MRWLFLVVFIGSVLGCNQPMQVSESPIFHVSHEPKKVAAPFSDAVQVGNTFFLSGQIGMDHTTRKLVNGGIQTETKQALENIKAVLQQHDMEMKDVVKCTVILSDIKDFSLFNEIYKTYFPQKPARTTFAASGLAVGAKIEIECVAVKSE; this is encoded by the coding sequence ATGAGGTGGTTATTTTTAGTTGTTTTTATAGGAAGTGTTTTAGGGTGTAATCAACCTATGCAAGTTTCAGAGAGTCCAATATTTCATGTGAGTCATGAACCTAAAAAAGTAGCGGCTCCTTTTTCTGATGCAGTACAGGTAGGAAATACGTTCTTCTTGTCAGGGCAGATAGGAATGGACCATACAACGAGAAAATTGGTTAATGGAGGGATACAGACAGAAACGAAGCAAGCCCTGGAAAATATAAAAGCGGTATTGCAGCAGCATGATATGGAGATGAAAGATGTGGTGAAGTGTACCGTAATTCTTTCTGATATTAAAGACTTCTCATTGTTTAATGAAATCTATAAAACTTATTTTCCTCAAAAACCTGCACGAACAACTTTTGCTGCAAGTGGGTTGGCTGTAGGAGCTAAGATTGAAATAGAGTGTGTTGCAGTAAAATCGGAATGA